From Ramlibacter tataouinensis, the proteins below share one genomic window:
- the ligD gene encoding DNA ligase D, translated as MDDRSARALRTYRAKRNFDATPEPAEGGVANESARSFVVQKHWATRLHYDFRLELDGTMKSWAVPKGPSFDTADKRMAMPTEDHPISYNSFEGTIPPGNYGAGKVIVWDKGVWVPVEDPHQGLLEGSLKFELRGHKLHGRWALVRMKGRAQGDGHGGRAEPWLLIKERDQFARPSSEFSVVDEMPDSVSTLSDRPPAGRRASPAVAPAPAPGGPPAGARKADLPDRLQPQLATLVDAPPKDGGQDWMYEIKFDGYRLLTRAEGGRLTLFTRNGNDWTHKLGQLHKALESMELPDGWYDGEIIMPSERAPADFQALQNAFDSARTANIVYYLFDLPYCAGYDLREVPLTERRAVLQRIVQRKPHDKVRFSQVFDAPAEEVLQSCCKLGLEGAIGKRRDSAYVARRSADWIKLKCGLRQEFVIGGYTDPRGARAGVGSLLLGTYAGSRLHYAGNVGTGFDEATLRDLQRRLEALGTGSSPFDPGTPIPMKAHWVRPELVCEVSFGEWTRDDRIRHSVFHGLREDRKPASVRREEPLHVVRASKAARPAGRNSAPEAAPAPAATAAQARLPATLRVSNPDRVIDAQTGTRKIDLVRYYALVAPLMMEHLKNRPIAMLRAPDGIDGQLFFQKHMDRYQMAGIESLDPSIFPGHPAMVYVARPDGLLSAAQMNVVEFHTWNGVKTGIDKPDRMTFDLDPGEGVSWPKIQEAAQLVRAFLTEIGLPSFLKTSGGKGLHIIVPLKRQFDWDTVKDFSQAVVAHLARTIPERFVAKSGSTNRVGKIFIDYIRNSYGATTVCAWSARARPGLGISVPVRWDELAGLKSGANWTVATVHQRLDQGNAPWADYEASRIGLAKAMKVMGFKPS; from the coding sequence ATGGATGACCGCTCCGCCCGCGCGCTCCGGACCTACCGCGCCAAGCGCAACTTCGACGCCACGCCCGAACCCGCCGAGGGCGGCGTGGCGAACGAGTCCGCGCGCAGCTTCGTCGTGCAGAAGCACTGGGCCACGCGCCTGCACTACGACTTCCGGCTGGAGCTGGATGGCACCATGAAAAGCTGGGCGGTGCCCAAGGGACCCAGCTTCGATACCGCGGACAAGCGGATGGCCATGCCGACCGAAGACCATCCGATCTCCTACAACAGCTTCGAGGGGACCATCCCGCCGGGCAACTACGGCGCCGGCAAGGTCATCGTCTGGGACAAGGGCGTCTGGGTCCCGGTCGAGGATCCGCACCAGGGCCTGCTCGAAGGCAGCCTCAAGTTCGAGTTGCGTGGCCACAAGCTGCACGGGCGATGGGCGCTGGTGCGCATGAAAGGCCGGGCCCAAGGCGACGGCCATGGCGGACGCGCCGAGCCCTGGCTGCTGATCAAGGAGCGCGACCAGTTCGCCCGGCCCTCCAGCGAATTCAGCGTGGTGGACGAGATGCCCGACAGCGTCAGCACCCTGTCCGACCGGCCGCCGGCCGGCCGCCGGGCGTCGCCGGCCGTGGCGCCGGCGCCCGCCCCCGGCGGGCCGCCCGCCGGTGCGCGCAAGGCGGACCTGCCGGACCGCCTGCAGCCGCAGCTGGCCACGCTGGTCGATGCGCCGCCCAAGGATGGCGGGCAGGACTGGATGTACGAAATCAAGTTCGACGGCTACCGCCTGCTCACGCGCGCCGAAGGCGGTCGGCTGACGCTGTTCACGCGCAACGGCAACGACTGGACCCACAAGCTGGGGCAGCTTCACAAGGCGCTCGAATCCATGGAACTGCCCGACGGCTGGTACGACGGCGAGATCATCATGCCCAGCGAGCGCGCGCCGGCGGACTTCCAGGCACTGCAGAACGCCTTCGACAGCGCGCGCACGGCCAACATCGTCTACTACCTGTTCGATCTGCCCTATTGCGCCGGCTATGACCTGCGCGAGGTGCCGCTCACCGAGCGGCGCGCGGTGCTGCAGCGGATCGTGCAGCGCAAGCCGCACGACAAGGTGCGCTTCTCGCAGGTGTTCGACGCGCCGGCCGAAGAGGTGCTGCAGTCGTGCTGCAAGCTGGGGCTGGAAGGGGCGATCGGCAAGCGGCGCGACTCGGCCTACGTGGCGCGCCGCTCCGCGGACTGGATCAAGCTGAAGTGCGGCCTGCGGCAGGAGTTCGTGATCGGCGGCTACACCGACCCGCGCGGCGCGCGCGCCGGCGTGGGCTCGCTGCTGCTGGGGACCTATGCGGGCAGCCGGCTGCACTATGCCGGCAATGTGGGCACTGGCTTCGACGAGGCGACCCTGCGCGACCTGCAGCGCCGGCTCGAGGCCCTGGGCACGGGCAGCAGTCCGTTCGATCCCGGCACGCCGATCCCGATGAAGGCCCATTGGGTCCGGCCCGAGCTGGTGTGCGAAGTGAGCTTCGGTGAATGGACGCGCGACGACCGGATCCGGCATTCGGTGTTCCACGGGCTGCGCGAGGACCGCAAGCCTGCGAGTGTGCGGCGCGAGGAGCCCCTGCATGTGGTGCGAGCCAGCAAGGCCGCCCGGCCGGCGGGCCGGAATTCCGCGCCCGAAGCGGCGCCGGCCCCCGCCGCCACCGCGGCGCAGGCCCGGCTGCCGGCCACGCTGCGCGTGAGCAACCCCGACCGCGTCATCGACGCGCAGACCGGCACCCGAAAGATCGACCTGGTGCGCTACTACGCGCTGGTCGCCCCGCTGATGATGGAGCACCTGAAGAACCGGCCGATCGCGATGCTTCGGGCGCCCGACGGCATCGACGGGCAGCTGTTTTTCCAGAAGCACATGGACCGCTACCAGATGGCCGGCATCGAGTCGCTGGACCCGTCCATCTTCCCCGGCCACCCGGCCATGGTGTATGTTGCGCGGCCGGACGGGCTGCTGTCGGCCGCGCAGATGAACGTGGTGGAATTCCACACCTGGAACGGGGTGAAGACCGGCATCGACAAGCCCGACCGCATGACCTTCGACCTCGATCCGGGCGAGGGCGTGTCATGGCCGAAGATCCAGGAAGCGGCCCAACTGGTGCGCGCCTTCCTCACCGAGATCGGCCTGCCCTCGTTCCTCAAGACCAGCGGCGGCAAGGGCCTGCACATCATCGTGCCGCTCAAGCGCCAGTTCGACTGGGACACGGTGAAGGACTTTTCGCAAGCGGTGGTGGCGCACCTGGCGCGCACCATTCCGGAGCGCTTCGTCGCCAAGAGCGGCAGCACCAACCGCGTGGGCAAGATCTTCATCGACTACATCCGCAACAGCTACGGCGCCACCACGGTGTGCGCCTGGTCGGCGCGGGCCCGGCCCGGCCTGGGCATTTCGGTGCCGGTGCGCTGGGACGAACTGGCCGGCCTGAAGAGCGGCGCGAACTGGACGGTGGCGACGGTGCACCAGCGGCTGGACCAGGGCAACGCGCCCTGGGCCGACTACGAGGCCAGCCGCATCGGCCTGGCCAAGGCGATGAAGGTCATGGGGTTCAAGCCGTCCTGA
- a CDS encoding DUF4902 domain-containing protein, which yields MEQSASNAIPQMFSRDYCVRVPQRRLGDILFEHLCTEQDPGVSGLRQKSFRGGMTEWVGRCGGQAVSLGWDWGQLEDGSICLLKAVSPRTNLMAIDAKGYDMPGNEALDDLWALIESLPWRGEVAASLRSLHP from the coding sequence ATGGAACAGTCTGCCAGCAACGCGATTCCCCAGATGTTTTCACGGGACTACTGCGTCCGCGTCCCCCAGCGCCGGCTAGGTGACATTTTGTTCGAGCATCTCTGCACCGAGCAAGACCCCGGAGTGTCCGGACTGCGACAAAAGTCCTTCCGTGGCGGCATGACCGAGTGGGTCGGCCGCTGCGGCGGCCAAGCCGTCAGCCTGGGGTGGGACTGGGGGCAGCTGGAAGACGGCTCGATTTGCCTGCTCAAGGCCGTCTCGCCCCGCACCAACCTGATGGCGATCGACGCCAAGGGCTATGACATGCCCGGGAATGAGGCGCTGGACGATCTCTGGGCGCTGATCGAGTCTTTGCCCTGGCGCGGGGAGGTGGCTGCCAGCTTGCGGTCGCTGCATCCCTGA
- a CDS encoding acyl-homoserine-lactone synthase: protein MNHAVTTMALREMNESDRVGMFRLRYDTFRTRLGWSVQTTDDGLEIDQFDKLERAHYIIARSPAEGVDACWRLLPTQGPNMLRDVFPELLHGLPAPCAADVWEMSRFAIATDRVAGADDAGNHQVGFGDLSVALMTQAWHFAQAHGIARFVTVTTAPIERMLKKLGLSVHRLGPPVRIGAVLTVACFIEVDAITAAALGV, encoded by the coding sequence ATGAACCACGCTGTCACGACCATGGCACTCAGGGAGATGAACGAATCGGATCGCGTCGGCATGTTCCGCCTGCGCTACGACACTTTCCGAACGCGGCTCGGCTGGTCGGTGCAAACCACCGACGACGGCCTGGAGATCGACCAGTTCGACAAGCTGGAACGGGCCCACTACATCATCGCCCGCTCGCCCGCCGAAGGGGTCGACGCCTGCTGGCGCCTGCTGCCCACGCAGGGCCCGAACATGCTGCGCGACGTGTTCCCGGAGCTGCTCCACGGCCTGCCGGCGCCCTGCGCGGCCGATGTCTGGGAAATGAGCCGCTTCGCGATCGCGACCGACCGCGTTGCCGGCGCCGACGACGCCGGCAACCACCAGGTCGGGTTCGGCGACCTGTCGGTGGCGCTCATGACCCAGGCCTGGCACTTCGCGCAGGCCCATGGCATTGCGCGCTTCGTCACCGTCACCACCGCCCCCATCGAGCGCATGCTGAAGAAACTGGGACTGAGCGTACACCGACTGGGCCCGCCGGTCCGCATCGGGGCGGTGCTGACGGTCGCCTGCTTCATCGAGGTCGACGCCATCACCGCCGCGGCACTGGGGGTCTGA
- a CDS encoding flavodoxin family protein has protein sequence MDTRTLLVVYHSMTGGTAQMAQAAAEGAGSEPGVRVRLLRAPQAQPDDVLGADGYLFATPENLAAMSGLMKDFFDRCYYAALDQVNGRPYATLVCAGSDGQNAVRQIERIATGWRLRLVAPPLIVCTHAQTPEAIARPKQIGAQDLAQCREVGAALAAGLALGVY, from the coding sequence ATGGACACCAGGACCCTGCTTGTCGTCTACCACTCGATGACCGGAGGCACCGCGCAGATGGCGCAGGCGGCCGCCGAGGGTGCCGGCAGCGAGCCTGGCGTGCGCGTGCGGCTGTTGCGCGCGCCGCAGGCGCAGCCGGACGACGTGCTCGGCGCCGATGGCTATTTGTTCGCGACGCCGGAGAATTTGGCGGCGATGTCCGGGCTGATGAAGGATTTTTTCGATCGCTGCTACTACGCCGCGCTGGACCAGGTGAACGGCAGGCCGTATGCCACCCTGGTGTGCGCCGGCAGTGATGGCCAGAACGCGGTGCGCCAGATCGAACGCATCGCCACCGGCTGGCGCCTTCGGCTGGTCGCGCCGCCGCTGATCGTCTGCACCCATGCGCAGACGCCCGAGGCGATCGCGCGACCCAAGCAGATCGGGGCGCAGGACCTGGCACAGTGCCGCGAAGTGGGCGCCGCCTTGGCTGCGGGCCTGGCCCTGGGCGTGTATTGA
- a CDS encoding CorA family divalent cation transporter has translation MRAGRATKGHTMEELKSWIGKALSRGPVTVRQFRQILLWPLQLVPTQESVQIHRHWECLAQPGPDNAWHEVEDEFTGDPGEFQERHYAEFVNFLPYVQRVLYGEGKGVASRAHGPEAESPIRVFRRGDVHGVRITLERHGAPVELRIAHVDLYFFFDLDIVVPAVEVFGAELELATTQDILFRFGRAYPPYWEADGRGGHCPWRVEWLAADGTVLAQSDYEHREKYLSFTCEHRSPAIATHWEWLLQPMVQHHSQAAGAVRYRPLEYHRMPTMGYLALDDVDALTRADWVRLGLVTARGEAGQLPYSERYLAEFEQRYCFDRYFEPECGQRWMNTRLMCSGHSFVMVGRASEERFTHLENGLQGQFRHQYFLVFLIAHFQKAGLLMLSDRLIVALSHLDIQKVDSIKQFKRSIRQTLEIFLRFNHRYWFHEISNQVQVRDLYRMLSEHLGSQALFDELRGEVKDMNDYLESDTLRRQANTVVRLTVVTVFGLIGTVLTGVFGMNVFDFAGKSLPLQVTLVVLVAILVTWLLLYTLTKAKPLADFLDAMSDTQLPARAKLGAFLGVWKKPPRN, from the coding sequence ATGCGCGCCGGCCGCGCGACCAAGGGGCACACCATGGAAGAGCTCAAGTCATGGATAGGCAAGGCGCTGTCCCGCGGCCCGGTGACGGTGCGCCAGTTCCGCCAAATCCTGCTGTGGCCGCTGCAGCTGGTGCCGACGCAGGAGAGCGTCCAGATCCACCGGCACTGGGAGTGCCTGGCGCAGCCGGGCCCCGACAACGCCTGGCATGAAGTCGAGGACGAGTTCACGGGCGATCCGGGCGAATTCCAGGAGCGCCACTACGCCGAGTTCGTCAACTTCCTGCCCTACGTGCAGCGGGTGCTCTATGGCGAGGGCAAGGGCGTCGCCAGCCGCGCCCACGGGCCGGAGGCGGAGTCGCCGATCCGCGTGTTCAGGCGCGGCGACGTGCACGGCGTGCGCATCACGCTCGAGCGGCACGGCGCGCCGGTCGAGCTGCGCATCGCGCATGTCGACCTGTATTTCTTCTTCGACCTGGACATCGTCGTGCCGGCGGTCGAGGTGTTCGGCGCCGAGCTCGAGCTGGCGACCACCCAGGACATCCTGTTCCGCTTCGGGCGCGCCTATCCGCCGTACTGGGAGGCCGACGGGCGCGGCGGGCACTGCCCCTGGCGAGTCGAATGGCTGGCGGCGGACGGGACCGTGCTGGCGCAGTCGGACTACGAGCACCGCGAGAAGTACCTGAGCTTCACCTGCGAGCACCGCTCGCCGGCCATCGCCACCCACTGGGAATGGCTGCTGCAGCCGATGGTGCAGCACCACTCGCAGGCGGCGGGGGCGGTGCGCTATCGCCCGCTCGAATACCACCGCATGCCGACCATGGGCTACCTGGCGCTGGACGACGTGGACGCGCTGACGCGCGCCGACTGGGTCCGTTTGGGCCTGGTGACCGCGCGGGGCGAGGCGGGGCAGCTGCCGTACTCGGAGCGCTACCTGGCGGAGTTCGAGCAGCGCTACTGCTTCGACCGCTACTTCGAGCCGGAGTGCGGCCAGCGCTGGATGAACACCCGCCTGATGTGCAGCGGCCACTCCTTCGTGATGGTGGGCCGCGCGTCCGAAGAGCGCTTCACCCACCTGGAGAACGGCCTGCAAGGGCAGTTCCGCCACCAGTACTTCCTGGTGTTCCTGATCGCGCATTTCCAGAAGGCGGGCCTCCTGATGCTGTCGGACCGGCTGATCGTGGCCCTGTCGCACCTCGACATCCAGAAGGTCGACTCGATCAAGCAGTTCAAGCGCAGCATCCGCCAGACGCTGGAGATCTTCCTGCGCTTCAACCACCGCTACTGGTTCCACGAGATCTCGAACCAGGTGCAGGTGCGCGACCTCTATCGCATGCTGTCCGAGCACCTCGGTTCGCAGGCCCTGTTCGACGAGCTGCGCGGCGAGGTGAAGGACATGAACGACTACCTCGAGAGCGACACCTTGCGCCGGCAGGCCAACACGGTGGTGCGGCTCACGGTGGTGACGGTCTTCGGCCTGATCGGCACCGTGCTCACCGGCGTGTTCGGCATGAACGTGTTCGACTTCGCCGGAAAATCCCTGCCGCTTCAGGTGACGCTGGTCGTCCTGGTCGCCATCCTGGTGACCTGGCTGCTGCTGTACACCCTGACGAAAGCCAAGCCGCTGGCGGATTTCCTCGATGCGATGTCCGACACTCAGCTGCCCGCCCGCGCCAAGCTCGGCGCCTTCCTGGGCGTGTGGAAGAAGCCGCCGCGCAACTGA
- a CDS encoding Bug family tripartite tricarboxylate transporter substrate binding protein, producing the protein MNAKFPNLGKGFAVLFGAALIAHAAPSQAAWEPTKPVEFVVPAGTGGGADQMARLIQGVVVKHNLMKQSLVVVNKSGGAGAEGFLDVKGAKGDPHKIIITLSNLFTTPMATGVPFNWRDMTPVEMMALDQFVLWVNAEAPYKDAKQYFDAVKAAGPNKMKMGGTGAKQEDQILTVGIEKATGTKFIYVPFKGGGDVAVQLVGKHIDSSVNNPIEAVAQWRSGALRPLCVFDDKRMPYKAKVTETMSWGDIPTCKEAGVSTSYVMLRGIFMAPGVTKEQTDFYIGLLNKVRETPEWKEYMEKGAFNQTSMTGDQYFKWLGTAENLHRELMKEAGFIAK; encoded by the coding sequence ATGAATGCCAAATTTCCAAATCTCGGAAAAGGATTTGCAGTCTTGTTCGGCGCGGCGCTGATCGCGCACGCGGCGCCGTCACAGGCGGCCTGGGAGCCGACGAAACCGGTCGAGTTCGTGGTGCCCGCCGGCACCGGCGGCGGCGCCGACCAGATGGCGCGCCTGATCCAGGGCGTCGTCGTCAAGCACAACCTGATGAAGCAGTCGCTGGTTGTCGTCAACAAGTCCGGCGGCGCCGGCGCCGAGGGCTTCCTCGACGTGAAGGGCGCGAAGGGCGACCCGCACAAGATCATCATCACGCTGTCCAACCTGTTCACCACGCCGATGGCGACGGGCGTGCCCTTCAACTGGCGCGACATGACACCGGTGGAGATGATGGCGCTCGACCAGTTCGTGCTGTGGGTGAACGCCGAGGCGCCCTACAAGGACGCCAAGCAGTACTTCGACGCCGTGAAGGCGGCCGGGCCCAACAAGATGAAGATGGGCGGCACCGGCGCCAAGCAGGAAGACCAGATCCTGACCGTCGGCATCGAGAAGGCGACCGGCACCAAGTTCATTTACGTTCCTTTCAAGGGCGGCGGCGACGTCGCGGTGCAGCTGGTCGGCAAGCACATCGACTCCTCGGTCAACAACCCGATCGAAGCTGTGGCGCAGTGGCGCTCCGGGGCGCTGCGGCCGCTGTGCGTGTTCGACGACAAGCGCATGCCGTACAAGGCCAAGGTCACCGAGACCATGTCGTGGGGCGACATCCCCACCTGCAAGGAAGCCGGCGTTTCCACCTCCTACGTCATGTTGCGCGGCATCTTCATGGCCCCGGGCGTCACCAAGGAGCAAACCGACTTCTACATCGGCCTGCTCAACAAGGTGCGCGAGACTCCCGAGTGGAAGGAGTACATGGAAAAGGGCGCCTTCAACCAGACATCGATGACCGGCGACCAGTACTTCAAGTGGCTCGGAACCGCCGAGAACCTGCACCGCGAACTGATGAAGGAAGCGGGCTTCATCGCGAAGTAG
- the metK gene encoding methionine adenosyltransferase, producing the protein MANDFLFTSESVSEGHPDKVADQVSDAILDAIFRQDPRSRVAAETLCNTGLVVLAGEITTNAHVDYIQVARDTIKRIGYDNTEYGIDYKGCAVMVCYDKQSNDIAQGVDHASDDHLNTGAGDQGLMFGYACDETPELMPAPIYYAHRLVERQAQLRKDGRLPFLRPDAKSQVTMRYVDGKPHSIDTVVLSSQHSPEMSDGKHMKPAFIEAVVEEIIKPVLPTAWLKDTKYLINPTGRFVIGGPQGDCGLTGRKIIVDTYGGACPHGGGAFSGKDPSKVDRSAAYAARYVAKNIVAAGLARQCQIQVAYAIGVARPMNVTVYTEGTGVIPDDQIAALVHDHFDLRPKGIIQMLDLLRPIYEKTAAYGHFGREEPEFSWERTDKAAALRAAAGLK; encoded by the coding sequence ATGGCGAACGACTTTCTCTTTACTTCCGAATCGGTGTCCGAGGGCCATCCCGACAAGGTGGCCGACCAGGTCTCCGACGCGATCCTCGATGCCATCTTCCGGCAGGACCCGCGCAGCCGCGTAGCCGCCGAGACCCTGTGCAACACCGGGCTGGTGGTGCTGGCCGGCGAGATCACGACCAACGCGCACGTCGACTACATCCAGGTCGCGCGCGACACCATCAAGCGCATCGGCTACGACAACACCGAGTACGGCATCGACTACAAGGGCTGCGCGGTGATGGTCTGCTACGACAAGCAGTCCAACGACATCGCCCAGGGCGTGGACCACGCCTCGGACGACCACCTGAACACCGGCGCCGGCGACCAGGGCCTGATGTTCGGCTACGCCTGCGACGAGACGCCCGAGCTGATGCCCGCGCCGATCTACTACGCGCACCGGCTGGTCGAGCGCCAGGCCCAGCTGCGCAAGGATGGCCGCCTGCCCTTCCTGCGCCCCGACGCCAAGAGCCAGGTGACCATGCGCTATGTGGACGGCAAGCCGCACAGCATCGACACCGTGGTGCTGTCCTCGCAGCACAGCCCGGAGATGAGCGACGGCAAACACATGAAGCCGGCCTTCATCGAGGCGGTGGTCGAGGAGATCATCAAGCCGGTGCTACCCACCGCGTGGCTGAAGGACACCAAGTACCTGATCAACCCGACCGGGCGCTTCGTCATCGGCGGCCCGCAGGGCGACTGCGGCCTGACCGGCCGCAAGATCATCGTCGACACCTACGGCGGCGCCTGCCCGCACGGCGGCGGCGCCTTCTCGGGCAAGGACCCGAGCAAGGTGGACCGCTCGGCCGCCTACGCGGCCCGCTACGTGGCCAAGAACATCGTGGCCGCCGGCCTGGCGCGGCAGTGCCAGATCCAGGTGGCCTACGCCATCGGCGTCGCCCGGCCGATGAACGTCACGGTTTACACCGAAGGCACCGGCGTGATCCCCGATGACCAGATCGCCGCGCTGGTGCACGATCACTTCGACCTGCGTCCCAAGGGCATCATCCAGATGCTCGACCTGCTGCGCCCGATCTACGAGAAGACCGCGGCCTACGGCCACTTCGGACGTGAAGAGCCGGAATTCAGCTGGGAGAGGACGGACAAGGCTGCCGCGCTGCGTGCAGCGGCCGGCCTGAAGTAA
- a CDS encoding ferritin-like domain-containing protein → MAAEDRGLNRDPLDRDPLDDESMSRSTASHPVGTGIGAVGGAVAGAAAGGALAGATAGVVGGPAGMAVGGAIGAVVGALAGHAAAEAINPEAEERHWREKYESEPYYEAGRSFDDYRPAYRLGVTGRSRYQDWDAAEAQLRSEWDRTRADSALDWEGARPASRAAWDRVDASLRERTRDDRMRGSPGGGAAAAVGDMQAAGNDSGDQRDVIDVLQDLAECALDGEYGFRECAAQARRADLKATLMQRAVECRRATQELNEQVRALGGRVEEHGSAAAAMHRGWVALRTALATYDDKAVLEECERGEDNAVARYRKAMKKPLPADVKQMVERQMQGVQRNHDQIKMLRDQLRRA, encoded by the coding sequence ATGGCTGCTGAAGACAGAGGCCTCAATCGCGATCCGCTCGATCGGGATCCGCTGGACGACGAAAGCATGAGCCGCTCGACCGCCTCGCACCCGGTCGGCACCGGCATCGGCGCGGTCGGCGGTGCGGTGGCAGGCGCTGCGGCAGGCGGCGCCCTGGCCGGCGCCACGGCCGGCGTGGTGGGTGGCCCGGCGGGGATGGCCGTGGGCGGCGCGATCGGCGCCGTGGTCGGCGCCCTGGCCGGCCACGCCGCGGCCGAGGCCATCAACCCCGAAGCCGAGGAAAGGCACTGGCGCGAGAAGTACGAGAGCGAGCCCTATTACGAGGCCGGCCGCAGCTTCGACGATTACCGGCCGGCCTATCGGCTCGGCGTGACCGGCCGCAGCCGCTACCAGGACTGGGACGCCGCCGAAGCCCAGCTCCGGTCCGAATGGGACCGCACCCGCGCCGATTCCGCCCTCGACTGGGAAGGCGCACGGCCCGCCAGCCGCGCCGCCTGGGACCGCGTCGATGCATCCCTGCGCGAGCGCACGCGGGACGACCGCATGCGCGGCAGCCCAGGTGGCGGCGCCGCCGCCGCCGTGGGCGACATGCAGGCCGCGGGCAACGACAGCGGCGACCAGCGTGACGTGATCGACGTGCTGCAGGACCTGGCCGAATGCGCCCTGGACGGCGAATACGGCTTCCGCGAATGCGCGGCGCAGGCCCGGCGGGCGGACCTCAAGGCGACCCTGATGCAGCGGGCGGTGGAGTGCCGGCGCGCCACGCAGGAACTCAATGAGCAGGTCCGCGCCCTGGGCGGGCGCGTGGAAGAGCACGGCAGCGCGGCGGCCGCAATGCACCGGGGCTGGGTCGCGCTCAGGACGGCGCTGGCCACCTACGACGACAAGGCCGTGCTCGAGGAATGCGAACGCGGCGAGGACAACGCCGTCGCGCGCTACCGCAAGGCCATGAAGAAGCCGCTGCCGGCGGACGTGAAGCAGATGGTGGAACGGCAGATGCAGGGCGTGCAGCGCAACCACGACCAGATCAAGATGCTGCGCGATCAGTTGCGCCGCGCATGA
- a CDS encoding LuxR family transcriptional regulator, whose translation MNDSHTLGTIASVVLAADENELFARMQAGVQALGCEQGLFGIQVHRPMLEPVQHVTSGYPAAYQQIYQDRQFIMRDPTVAHCQSSTMPLVWNEGMYDTQSFEILEESRRFGLGHGLSIAVHESATAKSMFSIARDKPFLPGSVEERRLKEGAAVLASAMHVAMQRLVVPRMLAERTPVLTPREKTCLHWVAQGKSDGVIADILHVSSSAVHFHVTNVLRKLEVSSRAQAAAKAVALGLID comes from the coding sequence ATGAACGACTCGCACACCCTGGGCACGATCGCTTCGGTCGTTCTTGCGGCCGATGAGAACGAGCTTTTCGCCAGGATGCAGGCGGGGGTGCAGGCCCTGGGCTGCGAGCAGGGCCTGTTCGGCATCCAGGTGCATCGGCCGATGCTCGAGCCCGTGCAGCACGTCACGAGCGGCTACCCGGCCGCCTACCAGCAGATCTACCAGGACCGGCAGTTCATCATGCGCGATCCGACGGTCGCCCATTGCCAGTCGTCGACGATGCCGCTGGTCTGGAACGAGGGCATGTACGACACGCAATCCTTCGAGATCCTGGAGGAGTCGCGCCGATTCGGACTGGGGCACGGCCTGAGCATCGCGGTGCACGAGAGCGCCACGGCCAAGAGCATGTTCAGCATCGCCCGCGACAAGCCCTTCCTGCCGGGCTCGGTCGAGGAGCGCCGGCTCAAGGAAGGCGCTGCCGTGCTGGCCAGCGCCATGCACGTGGCCATGCAGCGCCTGGTCGTCCCCCGCATGCTGGCGGAACGGACGCCGGTGCTGACGCCACGGGAGAAGACCTGCCTGCACTGGGTGGCGCAAGGCAAGAGCGACGGCGTGATCGCCGACATCCTCCATGTTTCTTCTTCGGCGGTGCATTTTCACGTGACGAACGTGCTCCGAAAGCTGGAAGTTTCCTCGCGCGCGCAGGCGGCAGCCAAGGCGGTCGCGCTGGGTCTCATCGACTAG
- a CDS encoding tripartite tricarboxylate transporter TctB family protein — protein MEPIDTSGSQPRRGVPTHVVEAVVAFVVLIMGVVVAQGSWKLGSGWTTDGPGAGYFPFYIGLILCIAGAGTMYQALFGKKKNTAIFVDSEQLRRVLSMLVPALVYVLAVQLLGLYIASAVYIALFMVVLGKYSPLRGVSVGVLAMALFFLMFEVWFKVPLFKGMFDPLRFLGY, from the coding sequence ATGGAGCCGATCGATACTTCCGGATCGCAGCCGCGCAGGGGTGTGCCCACCCATGTCGTCGAGGCCGTGGTCGCATTCGTCGTCCTGATCATGGGCGTGGTGGTGGCCCAGGGCAGCTGGAAACTGGGTTCGGGCTGGACCACCGACGGGCCGGGCGCGGGCTACTTTCCCTTCTACATCGGCCTGATCCTGTGCATCGCCGGCGCCGGAACGATGTACCAGGCGCTGTTCGGCAAGAAGAAGAACACCGCCATCTTCGTCGACAGCGAGCAGCTCAGGCGGGTGCTGTCCATGCTGGTGCCCGCCCTGGTGTATGTCCTGGCGGTGCAGTTGCTGGGCCTGTACATCGCCTCGGCGGTGTACATCGCCCTGTTCATGGTCGTCCTGGGCAAGTATTCCCCCCTCAGGGGCGTCAGCGTGGGCGTGCTGGCGATGGCGCTGTTCTTCCTGATGTTCGAGGTCTGGTTCAAGGTCCCGCTGTTCAAGGGGATGTTCGATCCCCTGCGGTTCCTCGGCTATTGA
- a CDS encoding PsiF family protein gives MKALLAASAIAVLSSHSAFAADSSCEEQASAKKLAGAAKTSFMKKCQGDAAKASCDTQAADKKLAGAAKKSFVTKCEKDAAAAGGAPSTK, from the coding sequence ATGAAAGCGTTGCTTGCTGCGAGCGCCATCGCGGTGCTCTCGTCACACTCGGCATTCGCGGCCGATTCGTCCTGCGAGGAGCAGGCTTCCGCAAAGAAGCTGGCAGGCGCCGCGAAGACCAGTTTCATGAAGAAGTGCCAAGGAGATGCTGCGAAAGCATCCTGCGACACCCAGGCGGCGGACAAGAAGCTGGCGGGTGCCGCCAAGAAGAGCTTCGTCACCAAGTGCGAGAAGGACGCCGCAGCAGCGGGCGGCGCGCCGTCAACCAAGTAG